One window of the Egicoccus sp. AB-alg2 genome contains the following:
- the rlmN gene encoding 23S rRNA (adenine(2503)-C(2))-methyltransferase RlmN, producing the protein MRTTRPRTSVYDLSFEEVAEHLGVDEASTVFHQLYRERRRHSPELDRLCRAAGLPHVAPLTHHGVDRGNRSAKYLFGLADGNAIEAVRIRRRTGVTACVSSQVGCAFGCTFCASGRLGLRRQLRSGEIVQQVLELGRDVNRLVFMGIGEPLHNYDEVLRAIRVLRDRRGLGLRTSGVTISSIGLPNRLRRLREEHLAINLTISLHATTDEVRHQLIPGARAFSIDDVVTTSQAWATRHRRPVTYVYLLLPGVNDTRDDADRLVRWFRHRHARVNLMRWNPVLGGPRYARVDDHGLAWFKRHLVTAGVPTVVRDTQGRDIDAACGQLWLRDVRR; encoded by the coding sequence ATGCGAACGACCCGACCACGAACGTCCGTCTACGACCTGTCCTTCGAGGAGGTGGCCGAACACCTCGGCGTCGACGAGGCCAGCACCGTCTTTCATCAGCTCTACCGTGAACGCCGCCGCCACAGCCCAGAGCTCGACCGCCTGTGCCGGGCGGCCGGACTCCCCCACGTCGCCCCGCTGACGCACCACGGCGTCGATCGCGGCAACCGGTCTGCCAAGTACCTGTTCGGACTCGCCGACGGCAACGCCATCGAGGCGGTCCGCATCCGCCGCCGCACCGGCGTGACGGCCTGCGTCTCCTCGCAGGTGGGCTGCGCCTTCGGTTGCACCTTCTGCGCGTCCGGTCGCCTCGGTCTGAGACGTCAGCTGCGCAGCGGCGAGATCGTCCAGCAGGTCCTCGAGCTCGGACGCGACGTCAACCGCCTGGTCTTCATGGGCATCGGCGAGCCGCTGCACAACTACGACGAGGTACTGCGGGCGATCCGCGTCCTGCGCGACCGGCGTGGCCTGGGGCTGCGCACCAGCGGGGTCACGATCTCCTCGATCGGGCTCCCGAACCGGCTCCGTCGCCTGCGCGAGGAGCACCTCGCGATCAACCTGACGATCTCGCTGCACGCCACGACCGACGAGGTCCGCCACCAGCTGATCCCGGGCGCGCGGGCGTTCTCGATCGACGACGTCGTCACGACCAGCCAGGCGTGGGCGACCCGCCATCGACGGCCGGTCACGTACGTCTACCTGCTGCTGCCGGGCGTCAACGACACCCGCGACGACGCGGACCGGCTGGTGCGGTGGTTCCGGCACCGCCACGCACGCGTCAACCTGATGCGGTGGAACCCGGTGCTCGGTGGCCCGCGCTACGCGCGCGTCGACGACCACGGCCTGGCGTGGTTCAAGCGCCACCTCGTGACGGCCGGTGTGCCGACGGTGGTGCGTGACACGCAGGGCCGCGACATCGACGCCGCGTGCGGGCAGTTGTGGCTACGTGACGTCAGACGCTGA
- a CDS encoding ABC transporter ATP-binding protein gives MPVTRDPELVLTGVTRRFGDVTALDRLDLAIGKGEVVGLLGHNGAGKTTTVRLFAGLLAADEGQVRVGGLDPSVDGPEVRRRLGVLPADPVVDRRMTAVQNLRFAADVFGVSRDGLDQRIEAALTRFGLAGRGDDKVADFSTGMRQRLSLARVLLPDPEVLLLDEPTAALDPIAARQVRRELAALAADAGRTVVVATHDLAEAELLCDRVVVLEQGRIVVDGSPAELAAAHGTGGLLLEVAPDQVETVRYRLSRLAAVRDVEVDAAGRVRARGVPRDEIPGLVWALSSAGLALYEVRRLDPTLEEVYLALHERQQDGEVGA, from the coding sequence ATGCCCGTGACCCGCGACCCCGAGCTCGTGCTCACCGGGGTCACCCGCCGGTTCGGCGACGTCACCGCGCTGGACCGGCTCGACCTGGCCATCGGCAAGGGCGAGGTCGTGGGGCTGCTCGGCCACAACGGGGCCGGTAAGACCACCACCGTGCGGCTGTTCGCCGGCCTGCTGGCCGCCGACGAGGGCCAGGTCCGCGTCGGCGGCCTCGACCCGAGCGTCGACGGTCCGGAGGTGCGCCGCCGCCTCGGGGTGCTGCCGGCCGACCCGGTGGTGGACCGGCGCATGACCGCGGTGCAGAACCTGCGGTTCGCTGCCGACGTGTTCGGGGTCTCGCGCGACGGGCTCGACCAGCGCATCGAGGCTGCGCTGACCCGGTTCGGGCTCGCTGGCCGGGGCGACGACAAGGTCGCCGACTTCTCCACGGGCATGCGCCAGCGGCTGTCGCTGGCCCGCGTCCTGCTGCCGGATCCCGAGGTGCTGCTGCTCGACGAGCCGACCGCGGCGCTGGACCCGATCGCCGCGCGGCAGGTGCGCCGCGAACTGGCGGCGCTGGCGGCGGACGCGGGTCGCACCGTCGTGGTCGCGACCCACGACCTGGCGGAGGCGGAGCTGCTCTGCGACCGGGTCGTGGTGCTCGAGCAGGGCCGCATCGTCGTCGACGGCAGCCCAGCGGAACTGGCGGCCGCCCACGGCACCGGCGGCCTGCTGCTGGAGGTCGCGCCGGACCAGGTCGAGACGGTCCGCTACCGGCTCTCGCGCCTGGCCGCGGTCCGAGACGTCGAGGTCGACGCCGCCGGCCGGGTGCGCGCCCGCGGCGTCCCGCGCGACGAGATCCCGGGGCTGGTGTGGGCGCTGTCGTCCGCCGGGCTCGCGCTCTACGAGGTGCGGCGGCTCGACCCCACCCTCGAGGAGGTCTACCTCGCGCTCCACGAGCGTCAACAGGACGGGGAGGTCGGAGCATGA
- a CDS encoding ABC transporter permease, whose protein sequence is MSGAMRRRLQTWAVPILLAVSWELLTRAGVLDTRFFIPLTEVAASIVTLFTDGRLSSDLLATIRRLLAAFGIAAVAGTAIGIASALWRGVALLVRPIADTIYPTPKIALLPLLIIIVGLGETAWIITAFATAFFQIIISTSASVKDIDPQLIEAGRNFGATGLRFFRRLLLPAMAPGLLNGLRLGMATCLITLVVVEFVSAESGLGSIIYRAGQQFAVDEIYAGIVLTGLLGHGINLAFRGLERVLLPWQTHQSTSTVATGG, encoded by the coding sequence ATGAGCGGGGCGATGCGCCGGCGGCTCCAGACCTGGGCCGTGCCGATCCTGCTGGCGGTGTCGTGGGAACTCCTCACCCGCGCGGGTGTGCTCGACACCCGCTTCTTCATCCCCCTCACCGAGGTGGCCGCCTCGATCGTGACGTTGTTCACCGACGGACGGTTGTCGAGCGACCTGCTGGCCACCATCCGGCGGCTGCTCGCCGCGTTCGGGATCGCGGCCGTGGCCGGCACGGCCATCGGCATCGCCTCCGCGTTGTGGCGTGGCGTGGCCCTGCTGGTGCGACCGATCGCCGACACGATCTACCCGACGCCGAAGATCGCTCTGCTACCGCTGTTGATCATCATCGTCGGGCTCGGCGAGACCGCATGGATCATCACGGCGTTCGCGACCGCGTTCTTCCAGATCATCATCAGCACCAGCGCGAGCGTGAAGGACATCGATCCGCAACTGATCGAGGCCGGCCGCAACTTCGGGGCCACGGGCCTGCGATTCTTCCGGCGACTGCTGCTGCCGGCCATGGCACCCGGGCTCCTCAACGGCCTGCGGCTCGGGATGGCGACCTGCCTGATCACGCTGGTGGTCGTCGAGTTCGTGTCGGCCGAGAGCGGTCTCGGGTCGATCATCTATCGTGCGGGACAGCAATTCGCCGTGGACGAGATCTACGCCGGCATCGTGCTGACCGGCCTGCTCGGCCACGGCATCAACCTCGCGTTCCGTGGCCTCGAACGCGTGCTGTTGCCGTGGCAGACGCACCAGTCCACCTCGACGGTCGCCACCGGAGGCTGA
- a CDS encoding aldehyde dehydrogenase family protein, which produces MSRLDVRKTYKLYVGGAFPRSESGRSYEVTDAKGAFLANAARASRKDVRDAVVAARKAQAGWAAATAYNRGQVLYRVAEILEGRRDQFAEEVARAEDLTGKKALAQVDAAIDRWVWYAGWSDKFQAVHGTANPVAGPYFDLSVPEPTGVVGAIAPQASSLLGLVSVVAPIVVSGNTVVVVASEQRPLPAVTLGEVLATSDVPGGVINVLTGHTDELAPVLASHLDVNALDLSGMAGRDTRELQVAAAENVKRVLKVPAAEPDWTVTPQGPRRIVAFCETKTVWHPKGR; this is translated from the coding sequence ATGAGCCGCCTCGACGTCCGCAAGACCTACAAGCTCTACGTCGGCGGCGCGTTCCCGCGCAGCGAGTCGGGCCGCTCCTACGAGGTGACCGACGCCAAGGGTGCCTTCCTGGCCAACGCCGCCCGCGCCTCGCGCAAGGACGTGCGCGACGCCGTCGTCGCGGCACGCAAGGCCCAGGCGGGCTGGGCCGCCGCGACCGCCTACAACCGCGGACAGGTCCTGTACCGGGTGGCGGAGATCCTCGAGGGTCGGCGTGACCAGTTCGCCGAGGAGGTCGCCCGGGCCGAGGACCTGACCGGGAAGAAGGCGCTCGCGCAGGTCGACGCCGCCATCGACCGCTGGGTGTGGTACGCGGGCTGGTCCGACAAGTTCCAGGCCGTCCACGGCACCGCCAACCCGGTCGCCGGCCCCTACTTCGACCTGTCGGTCCCCGAGCCGACCGGTGTCGTCGGCGCGATCGCGCCGCAGGCGTCGTCGCTGCTCGGGCTGGTGTCCGTCGTCGCACCGATCGTGGTCAGCGGCAACACGGTGGTGGTCGTGGCCAGCGAGCAACGGCCGTTGCCGGCGGTCACGCTCGGCGAGGTGCTGGCCACCTCGGACGTCCCCGGTGGGGTCATCAATGTGCTGACCGGTCACACCGACGAGCTCGCGCCCGTGCTGGCCAGCCACCTCGACGTCAACGCCCTGGACCTGTCCGGGATGGCCGGGCGGGACACGCGCGAACTGCAGGTGGCGGCGGCGGAGAACGTCAAGCGCGTGCTGAAGGTGCCCGCTGCCGAGCCCGACTGGACCGTGACGCCGCAGGGCCCGCGCCGCATCGTCGCCTTCTGCGAGACCAAGACGGTCTGGCACCCCAAGGGCCGCTGA
- a CDS encoding ABC transporter permease subunit, whose product MNWRGIAAVVRRDLRLVWGSKSVVIPSIVVPVLLLVVLPAAAGLVPRFVGIVSTGDLDALLAALPDRAVDGLSSDPGLLVAEVVVTWLLAPLVLLVPVMFAAVVAADGIAGEKERGTLEGLLLTPLSDRELAVSKLLAAWVPAAVLGIGGAVLYATVANLAVGTQVGRLVLPNTEFTLMALWVGPTLAAAAMAAVSLVSARSKTTQEAFQIGGVVVIPVVLMLVSQASGALLLSVWLLWIAGFLALAIAGGLLVAASRVLSRDRLGTRLT is encoded by the coding sequence ATGAACTGGCGAGGCATCGCCGCCGTCGTCCGCCGCGACCTGCGCCTGGTGTGGGGCAGCAAGTCCGTCGTGATCCCGTCGATCGTGGTCCCCGTGCTGCTGCTCGTGGTGCTGCCGGCCGCGGCGGGGCTGGTCCCGAGGTTCGTCGGCATCGTCAGCACCGGCGACCTCGACGCGTTGTTGGCGGCGCTGCCGGACCGCGCCGTGGACGGCCTGTCCTCCGATCCGGGCCTGCTGGTCGCCGAGGTCGTCGTGACCTGGCTGCTCGCCCCGCTGGTGTTGCTGGTGCCCGTGATGTTCGCGGCGGTCGTGGCGGCCGACGGCATCGCGGGGGAGAAGGAGCGCGGCACCCTGGAGGGGTTGCTGTTGACGCCGCTCAGCGACCGCGAGTTGGCCGTGTCCAAGCTGCTGGCGGCCTGGGTGCCAGCGGCCGTGCTGGGTATCGGCGGTGCCGTGCTGTACGCCACGGTCGCCAACCTCGCCGTCGGCACGCAGGTCGGGCGGCTCGTGCTGCCCAACACCGAGTTCACGCTGATGGCGCTGTGGGTCGGGCCGACACTGGCGGCGGCCGCGATGGCGGCGGTGTCGCTGGTGTCCGCCCGCTCGAAGACGACCCAGGAGGCGTTCCAGATCGGCGGCGTGGTCGTCATCCCGGTCGTGCTGATGCTGGTGAGCCAGGCCAGCGGGGCGTTGCTGCTGTCGGTGTGGCTGTTGTGGATCGCCGGGTTCCTGGCGCTGGCGATCGCCGGTGGCCTGCTCGTGGCGGCCTCGCGCGTGCTCTCCCGCGACCGCCTCGGCACCCGCCTCACCTGA
- the deoC gene encoding deoxyribose-phosphate aldolase: protein MSSSLVLPGDDTDLREVTASESALRRFLHGLPGVDQVGAEKRVAQLGTRSIKKDAKQWALDLAIRAVDLTTLEGADTPGKVRSLCAKARRPDPSDPDCPPVAAVCVYPDLVATAVEALQGTGIHVASVATAFPSGRSSLDIKLRDTRDAVAAGADEIDMVIDRGAFLAGRYGQVLEEIVAVKEACGDAHLKVILETGELATYDNVRRASWLALAGGGDFIKTSTGKVSPASTLPVTLVMLEAVRDFHQVTGEHRGVKSAGGIRTAKDAIKYLVLVHETAGPDWLHPDRFRFGASSLLNDLLMQRAKQRTGVYWTADRVTID, encoded by the coding sequence ATGTCCTCCTCCCTCGTCCTGCCCGGTGACGACACCGACCTGCGTGAGGTCACCGCGTCGGAGTCGGCGCTGCGCCGCTTCCTGCACGGGCTGCCCGGCGTCGACCAGGTCGGCGCGGAGAAGCGGGTCGCCCAGCTGGGCACGCGGTCGATCAAGAAGGACGCCAAGCAGTGGGCGCTCGACCTCGCGATCCGCGCGGTCGACCTGACCACGTTGGAGGGCGCCGACACGCCCGGCAAGGTCCGCTCCCTGTGCGCCAAGGCCCGCCGACCGGACCCGTCGGACCCGGACTGCCCTCCGGTCGCGGCGGTGTGCGTGTACCCGGACCTGGTGGCCACCGCCGTCGAGGCACTGCAGGGCACCGGGATCCACGTCGCGTCCGTGGCCACCGCGTTCCCGTCGGGACGTTCCAGCCTCGACATCAAGCTCCGCGACACGCGTGACGCCGTCGCCGCCGGCGCGGACGAGATCGACATGGTCATCGACCGTGGCGCGTTCCTGGCCGGCCGCTACGGCCAGGTGCTGGAGGAGATCGTCGCCGTCAAGGAGGCCTGCGGCGACGCGCACCTCAAGGTGATCCTGGAGACCGGCGAGCTGGCCACCTACGACAACGTCCGCCGCGCCTCGTGGCTGGCACTGGCCGGCGGTGGTGACTTCATCAAGACCTCCACGGGCAAGGTGTCGCCCGCGTCGACCCTGCCGGTGACGCTGGTGATGCTGGAGGCCGTCCGCGACTTCCACCAGGTCACCGGTGAGCACCGCGGCGTGAAGTCGGCCGGCGGCATCCGCACCGCCAAGGACGCCATCAAGTACCTCGTGCTGGTCCACGAGACCGCCGGGCCCGACTGGCTGCACCCCGACCGGTTCCGCTTCGGCGCTTCCAGCCTGCTCAACGACCTGCTGATGCAGCGTGCCAAGCAGCGCACGGGCGTCTACTGGACCGCCGACCGCGTCACCATCGACTAG
- a CDS encoding aldehyde dehydrogenase family protein, translated as MQRFPHLATTEAAVTTDLNPTGTVPDLISPTWAYAPAPEARDVATIRASYGLFIGGEFVDPAEGGSFATISPATEEHLADVALATAPDVDRAVAAARKAFGTWSRLPGAERGKYLFRIARLLQERAREIAVLETIDNGKPIRETRDVDVPTAAAHFFYHAGWADKLDWAGLGHDPQPVGVCGQVIPWNFPLLMLAWKIAPALACGNTVVLKPAETTPLSALLFAEICQQADLPPGVVNIVTGAGETGAAIVAHDDVDKVAFTGSTAVGKAIQRELAGTGKRLTLELGGKAANIVFDDAPIDQAVEGIVDGIFFNQGHVCCAGSRLLVQESIHDLVIDKLQRRLGTLRLGDPLDKNTDIGAINSREQLDRITTLVDAGEAEGAQRWSPACELPDRGFWFAPTVFTEVGQSSRVAQEEIFGPVLSVLTFRTAEEAVAKANNTPYGLSAGVWSEKGSRILWMADQLRAGVVWANTFNRFDPTSPFGGYKESGFGREGGVHGLAAYLEHEL; from the coding sequence ATGCAACGCTTCCCGCACCTGGCGACGACCGAGGCTGCCGTGACCACCGACCTGAACCCCACCGGCACCGTGCCGGACCTGATCAGCCCGACGTGGGCGTATGCGCCCGCACCCGAGGCCCGCGACGTCGCGACCATCCGTGCCAGCTACGGGCTGTTCATCGGCGGCGAGTTCGTCGACCCGGCCGAGGGCGGCAGCTTCGCCACCATCTCCCCCGCGACCGAGGAGCACCTCGCCGACGTGGCGCTGGCCACCGCGCCCGACGTCGACCGTGCCGTCGCGGCGGCGCGCAAGGCGTTCGGCACCTGGTCGCGGCTGCCGGGCGCCGAGCGGGGCAAGTACCTGTTCCGCATCGCCCGGCTGCTGCAGGAGCGGGCCCGCGAGATCGCGGTCCTGGAGACGATCGACAACGGCAAGCCGATCCGCGAGACCCGCGACGTCGACGTGCCGACCGCCGCGGCGCACTTCTTCTACCACGCCGGCTGGGCGGACAAGCTCGACTGGGCCGGCCTCGGCCACGACCCGCAGCCGGTCGGTGTGTGCGGCCAGGTCATCCCGTGGAACTTCCCGCTGCTGATGCTGGCCTGGAAGATCGCCCCGGCGCTCGCCTGCGGGAACACGGTCGTGCTGAAGCCGGCGGAGACCACGCCGCTGTCCGCGCTGCTGTTCGCCGAGATCTGCCAGCAGGCGGACCTGCCGCCGGGCGTGGTCAACATCGTGACCGGCGCGGGCGAGACCGGCGCGGCGATCGTCGCCCACGACGACGTGGACAAGGTCGCGTTCACCGGCTCCACGGCCGTCGGCAAGGCCATCCAGCGCGAGCTCGCCGGCACCGGCAAGCGCCTCACGCTGGAGTTGGGCGGCAAGGCCGCCAACATCGTCTTCGACGACGCGCCGATCGACCAGGCCGTCGAGGGCATCGTCGACGGCATCTTCTTCAACCAGGGCCACGTGTGCTGTGCGGGTTCGCGCCTGCTGGTGCAGGAGTCGATCCACGACCTCGTGATCGACAAGCTGCAGCGGCGCCTGGGCACGCTGCGCCTCGGCGACCCGCTGGACAAGAACACCGACATCGGCGCCATCAACTCCCGTGAACAGCTCGATCGCATCACCACCCTGGTGGACGCCGGCGAGGCCGAGGGCGCTCAGCGCTGGTCGCCGGCCTGCGAGCTGCCCGACCGCGGCTTCTGGTTCGCCCCCACCGTCTTCACCGAGGTCGGCCAGTCCTCCCGCGTCGCGCAGGAGGAGATCTTCGGTCCGGTCCTGAGCGTGCTGACCTTCCGCACCGCCGAGGAGGCGGTCGCCAAGGCCAACAACACCCCCTACGGGCTGTCGGCCGGCGTCTGGTCGGAGAAGGGCTCGCGGATCCTGTGGATGGCCGACCAGCTGCGTGCCGGCGTGGTCTGGGCCAACACCTTCAACCGCTTCGACCCCACCAGCCCCTTCGGTGGCTACAAGGAGTCCGGTTTCGGCCGCGAGGGCGGCGTCCACGGCCTGGCCGCCTACCTCGAGCACGAACTGTGA